A region from the Triticum urartu cultivar G1812 chromosome 1, Tu2.1, whole genome shotgun sequence genome encodes:
- the LOC125542697 gene encoding LEAF RUST 10 DISEASE-RESISTANCE LOCUS RECEPTOR-LIKE PROTEIN KINASE-like 2.4 isoform X1: MGNPGAFHHSITLQSFTVFSLVAVFVADYHVQGGGDGCPLFSCGHLRDISYPFRRRGDPRECGVEEYELGCTSSKATIHINTGTYYVTAINYAGSYFWVMDTNFNTSSSCPLPLWNHIPYFGYYGDTDSVSPPGFRYLLTQSSIPEACFCNCSRAVTDNSRYKPVACLSANNSYVYVWVSGSCVVALLEPYCGYLAKIPFGNEYPSDWGQLQNASNYADITQHISKGFTVQFPVPVYSEPSASELLRKNINLCLNNSISYFKEQISGTSIINWTHAIFWSEVHFLECVTQDGNDHIHTAKLVLIVATIVSAIAIPKFFFVLCRFLLAPLAVWIFLAYKYMKTRIIIDAVEKFLRIQQMIGPARYSYTDIVAVTSHFRDKLGQGGYGTVYKGVLLPGDVHVAVKMLEGNSNCNGEDFISEVSTIGRIHHVNVVRLVGFCSEEMRRALLYEYMPNGSLDKYIFSTEKSFSWDKLNEIALGIARGINYLHQGCDMQILHFDIKPHNILLDSNFVPKVADFGLAKLYPRGDSFVPLSAMRGTVGYIAPEMISRSFGVISSKSDVYSFGMLLLEMAGGRRNADPNMGSSSQAYYPSWVYDRLTQEEAGEISDVVVDMHELEKKLCVVGLWCIQMRSRDRPTMSEVIEILEAGVDGLQMPSRPFFCDEGHIHVEDSYQFTSELSAVSEEELSVVSEEDDV, encoded by the exons ATGGGGAACCCTGGTGCATTTCATCATTCTATTACCCTACAATCCTTCACTGTCTTCTCCCTTGTTGCTGTTTTTGTAGCAGATTATCATGTCCAGGGAGGAGGTGATGGATGCCCACTGTTTTCCTGTGGACATCTCCGAGACATATCATATCCTTTCCGTCGGCGAGGTGATCCTCGTGAGTGTGGTGTTGAAGAATACGAGCTGGGTTGCACCAGTAGCAAGGCTACAATTCACATCAACACGGGAACATACTATGTGACTGCCATCAACTACGCTGGTTCCTACTTCTGGGTCATGGATACCAACTTCAATACCAGTAGCAGCTGCCCTCTTCCACTGTGGAATCACATTCCTTACTTTGGATATTACGGCGACACTGATTCAGTTTCACCACCTGGCTTTCGTTATTTGCTCACTCAAAGTTCAATACCAGAAGCATGTTTTTGTAATTGTTCACGAGCAGTAACAGATAATAGTAGATACAAGCCCGTTGCTTGCCTGAGTGCCAACAATTCATATGTTTATGTCTGGGTGTCTGGTTCATGTGTGGTTGCACTTCTTGAACCTTATTGTGGATACCTGGCCAAGATTCCATTTGGTAACGAGTATCCTTCTGATTGGGGACAGCTACAGAATGCAAGTAATTATGCAGATATCACACAACACATTTCTAAGGGGTTTACTGTCCAGTTTCCTGTCCCGGTTTACTCGGAACCTTCTGCATCTGAGTTGTTAAGAAAGAACATCAATTTATGCCTCAACAATTCAATCAG CTACTTCAAGGAGCAAATATCTGGCACAAGCATTATTAATTGGACTCATGCTATTTTCTGGAGTGAGGTGCACTTCTTAGAATGCGTGACTCAGGACGGTAACGATCACATCCACACAGCAAAGTTGGTTTTGATTGTTGCAACCATAGTATCTGCTATTGCTATCCCCAAGTTCTTTTTTG TACTGTGCAGGTTCTTGTTGGCACCCCTGGCTGTATGGATATTCCTAGCCTACAAGTACATGAAAACAAGGATCATAATTGATGCAGTTGAGAAGTTCCTCAGGATTCAACAAATGATTGGCCCGGCGAGGTACTCCTACACAGATATAGTTGCAGTCACAAGCCATTTCAGAGATAAATTGGGCCAAGGGGGCTATGGTACCGTGTACAAGGGCGTGCTACTCCCAGGCGATGTCCATGTCGCCGTGAAGATGCTAGAGGGCAACTCCAACTGCAATGGTGAAGATTTCATCAGCGAGGTCTCCACCATCGGCAGGATCCACCATGTCAACGTGGTGCGTTTAGTGGGGTTCTGCTCGGAGGAAATGCGAAGGGCCTTACTCTACGAGTACATGCCCAATGGTTCTCTGGACAAGTACATCTTCTCTACCGAGAAGAGCTTCTCATGGGACAAGCTCAACGAGATCGCTCTAGGCATTGCCAGGGGGATCAACTACCTACACCAGGGGTGCGACATGCAGATTCTACACTTTGATATCAAGCCGCACAACATCCTTCTCGACAGCAATTTCGTCCCGAAGGTCGCCGATTTCGGACTCGCCAAACTGTACCCGAGGGGCGACAGTTTCGTGCCTTTGAGCGCCATGCGGGGAACCGTCGGCTACATAGCCCCTGAGATGATATCCCGGAGCTTCGGCGTCATATCCAGCAAGTCTGATGTGTACAGCTTCGGGATGTTGCTGCTGGAGATGGCCGGCGGGAGAAGGAATGCTGATCCAAACATGGGGTCCTCAAGCCAGGCGTACTACCCTTCATGGGTGTACGACCGGCTGACTCAGGAAGAAGCGGGCGAGATATCTGATGTTGTTGTTGACATGCATGAGCTAGAGAAGAAGCTATGCGTTGTCGGATTGTGGTGTATTCAGATGAGATCTCGTGATCGGCCGACGATGAGTGAGGTCATTGAGATCCTGGAGGCTGGGGTTGATGGCCTACAGATGCCTTCGAGGCCGTTTTTCTGCGACGAAGGGCACATCCATGTCGAGGACTCTTACCAGTTCACTTCCGAGCTGTCGGCTGTCTCGGAGGAGGAATTGAGTGTGGTGTCAGAGGAAGACGATGTGTGA
- the LOC125542697 gene encoding rust resistance kinase Lr10-like isoform X2 has product MGNPGAFHHSITLQSFTVFSLVAVFVADYHVQGGGDGCPLFSCGHLRDISYPFRRRGDPRECGVEEYELGCTSSKATIHINTGTYYVTAINYAGSYFWVMDTNFNTSSSCPLPLWNHIPYFGYYGDTDSVSPPGFRYLLTQSSIPEACFCNCSRAVTDNSRYKPVACLSANNSYVYVWVSGSCVVALLEPYCGYLAKIPFGNEYPSDWGQLQNASNYADITQHISKGFTVQFPVPVYSEPSASELLRKNINLCLNNSISYFKEQISGTSIINWTHAIFWSEVHFLECVTQDVLCRFLLAPLAVWIFLAYKYMKTRIIIDAVEKFLRIQQMIGPARYSYTDIVAVTSHFRDKLGQGGYGTVYKGVLLPGDVHVAVKMLEGNSNCNGEDFISEVSTIGRIHHVNVVRLVGFCSEEMRRALLYEYMPNGSLDKYIFSTEKSFSWDKLNEIALGIARGINYLHQGCDMQILHFDIKPHNILLDSNFVPKVADFGLAKLYPRGDSFVPLSAMRGTVGYIAPEMISRSFGVISSKSDVYSFGMLLLEMAGGRRNADPNMGSSSQAYYPSWVYDRLTQEEAGEISDVVVDMHELEKKLCVVGLWCIQMRSRDRPTMSEVIEILEAGVDGLQMPSRPFFCDEGHIHVEDSYQFTSELSAVSEEELSVVSEEDDV; this is encoded by the exons ATGGGGAACCCTGGTGCATTTCATCATTCTATTACCCTACAATCCTTCACTGTCTTCTCCCTTGTTGCTGTTTTTGTAGCAGATTATCATGTCCAGGGAGGAGGTGATGGATGCCCACTGTTTTCCTGTGGACATCTCCGAGACATATCATATCCTTTCCGTCGGCGAGGTGATCCTCGTGAGTGTGGTGTTGAAGAATACGAGCTGGGTTGCACCAGTAGCAAGGCTACAATTCACATCAACACGGGAACATACTATGTGACTGCCATCAACTACGCTGGTTCCTACTTCTGGGTCATGGATACCAACTTCAATACCAGTAGCAGCTGCCCTCTTCCACTGTGGAATCACATTCCTTACTTTGGATATTACGGCGACACTGATTCAGTTTCACCACCTGGCTTTCGTTATTTGCTCACTCAAAGTTCAATACCAGAAGCATGTTTTTGTAATTGTTCACGAGCAGTAACAGATAATAGTAGATACAAGCCCGTTGCTTGCCTGAGTGCCAACAATTCATATGTTTATGTCTGGGTGTCTGGTTCATGTGTGGTTGCACTTCTTGAACCTTATTGTGGATACCTGGCCAAGATTCCATTTGGTAACGAGTATCCTTCTGATTGGGGACAGCTACAGAATGCAAGTAATTATGCAGATATCACACAACACATTTCTAAGGGGTTTACTGTCCAGTTTCCTGTCCCGGTTTACTCGGAACCTTCTGCATCTGAGTTGTTAAGAAAGAACATCAATTTATGCCTCAACAATTCAATCAG CTACTTCAAGGAGCAAATATCTGGCACAAGCATTATTAATTGGACTCATGCTATTTTCTGGAGTGAGGTGCACTTCTTAGAATGCGTGACTCAGGACG TACTGTGCAGGTTCTTGTTGGCACCCCTGGCTGTATGGATATTCCTAGCCTACAAGTACATGAAAACAAGGATCATAATTGATGCAGTTGAGAAGTTCCTCAGGATTCAACAAATGATTGGCCCGGCGAGGTACTCCTACACAGATATAGTTGCAGTCACAAGCCATTTCAGAGATAAATTGGGCCAAGGGGGCTATGGTACCGTGTACAAGGGCGTGCTACTCCCAGGCGATGTCCATGTCGCCGTGAAGATGCTAGAGGGCAACTCCAACTGCAATGGTGAAGATTTCATCAGCGAGGTCTCCACCATCGGCAGGATCCACCATGTCAACGTGGTGCGTTTAGTGGGGTTCTGCTCGGAGGAAATGCGAAGGGCCTTACTCTACGAGTACATGCCCAATGGTTCTCTGGACAAGTACATCTTCTCTACCGAGAAGAGCTTCTCATGGGACAAGCTCAACGAGATCGCTCTAGGCATTGCCAGGGGGATCAACTACCTACACCAGGGGTGCGACATGCAGATTCTACACTTTGATATCAAGCCGCACAACATCCTTCTCGACAGCAATTTCGTCCCGAAGGTCGCCGATTTCGGACTCGCCAAACTGTACCCGAGGGGCGACAGTTTCGTGCCTTTGAGCGCCATGCGGGGAACCGTCGGCTACATAGCCCCTGAGATGATATCCCGGAGCTTCGGCGTCATATCCAGCAAGTCTGATGTGTACAGCTTCGGGATGTTGCTGCTGGAGATGGCCGGCGGGAGAAGGAATGCTGATCCAAACATGGGGTCCTCAAGCCAGGCGTACTACCCTTCATGGGTGTACGACCGGCTGACTCAGGAAGAAGCGGGCGAGATATCTGATGTTGTTGTTGACATGCATGAGCTAGAGAAGAAGCTATGCGTTGTCGGATTGTGGTGTATTCAGATGAGATCTCGTGATCGGCCGACGATGAGTGAGGTCATTGAGATCCTGGAGGCTGGGGTTGATGGCCTACAGATGCCTTCGAGGCCGTTTTTCTGCGACGAAGGGCACATCCATGTCGAGGACTCTTACCAGTTCACTTCCGAGCTGTCGGCTGTCTCGGAGGAGGAATTGAGTGTGGTGTCAGAGGAAGACGATGTGTGA
- the LOC125542705 gene encoding rust resistance kinase Lr10-like, whose protein sequence is MSKLLVIALLLLPLINHGIYLATAWDDQDFFKYCPPSNCSQHGPMIRYPSCLESSNTSAAACGCSGTDRLTLKLACSGQDTILVHPVLGSYSVSAIDYRRSSMKLIPLVDPCLMLQQKLAISRSWSPRQVDVIDGMQLPDRQFSIWSYRYASLVCCSSEFTPAAADAHSIAGPVSCLSNTTHFLYLVDGYEDMSILPLDCKVFPVSDGVGGRLIPMYKFGDPMSDTFFSLSFKESAERMLSFAETTVYWYGFRCRQCELSGQRCAFSSQRNEQFCIPDPHGSRMKVIAATSSVAAFVVLLVTVATVLYLSLKTRYNAEIHMKVEMFLKTYGTSKPTRYTFSEVKKMARRFKEKVGQGGFGSVYKGELPNGVPVAVKMLENSAGEGESFINEVATIGLIHHANIVRLLGFCSEGMRRALIYEFMPNESLEKYIFSDDSNIFQNLLVPDKLLNIALGIARGMEYLHQGCNQRILHFDIKPHNILLDYNFNPKISDFGLAKLCARDQSIVTLTAARGTMGYIAPELYSRNFGGVSYKSDVYSFGMLVLEMVSGRRNADPRIGSQDDVYLPKWIYEKVINGEELALTLEATQEEKDKVRQLAMVALWCIQWNPRNRPSMTKVVNMLTGRLQSLQMPPKPFVSYENELMP, encoded by the exons ATGAGTAAATTACTTGTCATAGCCCTCCTGCTGCTGCCTCTGATCAACCACGGAATCTACTTGGCCACGGCATGGGATGATCAAGATTTCTTCAAATACTGCCCACCTTCCAATTGCAGCCAACATGGCCCAATGATCAGGTACCCTTCTTGCCTTGAGTCCAGCAATACATCAGCAGCAGCATGTGGATGTAGTGGCACGGATCGATTAACCTTGAAGTTAGCATGCTCTGGTCAAGACACCATCCTAGTTCACCCAGTTCTTGGCTCATACAGTGTCAGTGCCATAGATTACAGACGTTCTTCGATGAAGCTCATCCCGCTTGTAGACCCCTGTTTGATGCTACAGCAGAAGCTCGCCATCTCCAGAAGCTGGTCGCCTCGACAAGTTGATGTTATCGACGGCATGCAGCTGCCAGATCGACAGTTCTCAATTTGGTCATATAGGTATGCAAGCCTGGTATGCTGTTCAAGCGAGTTCACACCTGCTGCTGCCGATGCCCATAGCATTGCAGGCCCAGTCTCCTGCCTTAGCAACACAACCCACTTCTTGTATTTGGTGGATGGTTATGAAGACATGTCCATTCTTCCATTGGACTGCAAGGTTTTCCCAGTCTCAGATGGCGTCGGTGGCCGCCTGATACCCATGTATAAATTTGGGGACCCAATGTCAGACACATTCTTCTCACTGTCCTTCAAGGAAAGCGCAGAAAGAATGCTCAGTTTTGCTGAGACGACAGTGTATTGGTATGGTTTCAGATGCAGGCAATGTGAACTCAGTGGGCAACGCTGCGCGTTCAGCTCACAAAGGAATGAACAATTCTGCATACCTGACCCTCATG GTTCACGTATGAAAGTCATTGCAG CTACATCATCGGTGGCTGCATTTGTTGTTCTTTTGGTGACGGTGGCCACTGTGCTTTATCTTTCACTCAAGACAAGATATAATGCAGAGATACATATGAAGGTTGAGATGTTTCTCAAGACATATGGAACATCAAAACCAACAAGGTACACTTTCTCTGAAGTTAAGAAGATGGCAAGACGGTTTAAGGAAAAAGTAGGGCAGGGAGGATTTGGAAGTGTGTACAAAGGCGAGCTACCAAATGGAGTGCCTGTGGCAGTCAAGATGCTAGAGAACTCTGCAGGAGAGGGAGAATCGTTCATCAATGAAGTTGCAACCATCGGACTAATCCACCATGCCAATATTGTCCGCCTCCTGGGATTTTGTTCTGAAGGAATGAGGCGGGCGCTTATTTATGAATTCATGCCTAACGAGTCACTGGAGAAATACATATTCTCTGATGACTCTAATATTTTTCAGAATCTTCTAGTACCAGACAAGCTGCTAAATATTGCTTTAGGCATCGCCCGAGGAATGGAGTACTTGCATCAAGGGTGCAACCAACGCATCCTCCACTTTGACATTAAGCCTCACAATATCCTGCTCGACTACAACTTCAATCCAAAGATCTCAGATTTTGGCCTGGCGAAGCTGTGTGCAAGGGACCAAAGCATCGTCACCTTAACAGCAGCAAGAGGCACAATGGGGTATATTGCACCAGAGCTATACTCTCGGAACTTTGGGGGAGTTTCGTACAAGTCAGACGTGTACAGTTTCGGCATGCTGGTGCTAGAAATGGTGAGCGGGAGGAGGAATGCAGACCCAAGAATCGGGAGCCAGGATGATGTTTACCTCCCAAAGTGGATCTACGAGAAAGTGATCAATGGGGAGGAGTTGGCTCTTACCTTGGAAGCAACTCAAGAAGAGAAAGATAAGGTGAGGCAGCTGGCAATGGTTGCACTGTGGTGTATCCAGTGGAACCCAAGAAACCGACCGTCGATGACGAAGGTTGTTAACATGCTAACAGGGAGGCTTCAGAGCCTGCAGATGCCTCCGAAGCCTTTTGTCTCATATGAAAACGAACTTATGCCATAA
- the LOC125536649 gene encoding protein trichome birefringence-like 8 — protein sequence MRARDVPVPSILLILFALSVVVTQAPFFRARRLISDAGGGRATACTKDAATCGCDYSDGKWVRSRSTDAMPYGEDCPFLDPGFRCMQNGRNDSSFRHWRWQPRRGSCHLPKFNATDMLERSRNGRIVFVGDSIGRNQWESMLCMLAASTPAGSRIYEQFGKPLSRHKGYLSMVFADYNLSVEYYRAPMLVMVDRLPPASDGAIKRAIRLDALPWHAARWAGADVLILNTGHWWNLHKTIKSGNYFTVGDRFNMTTNIKEAFRRSLQTVKDWALTNARLSKSSYIFFRSYSPSHYGNETWDTGGSCVEQWDPLTLITSESDWHEHLWINTMISSAAQRMRRRHGMNKDAVFLNITYMTGMRGDGHPSRHREPETPSDAPEDCSHWCLPGVPDTWNQMMYGHLVSMGFDIRSIKR from the exons ATGCGTGCTAGAGATGTTCCAGTCCCCTCCATTTTGCTCATCCTCTTCGCGCTCTCCGTCGTCGTCACGCAGGCGCCCTTCTTCCGGGCTCGGCGCCTGATTAGCGATGCCGGCGGTGGCCGCGCTACGGCTTGCACCAAGGACGCCGCCACCTGTGGCTGCGATTACTCTGATGGGAAATGGGTGAGGAGCCGCTCCACTGATGCTATGCCATACGGGGAGGACTGCCCGTTCCTCGACCCCGGCTTCCGCTGCATGCAAAATGGGCGGAATGACTCCTCCTTCCGCCACTGGCGTTGGCAACCTCGCCGCGGCAGCTGCCACCTCCCTAA GTTCAATGCGACGGATATGCTGGAGAGGAGCCGGAACGGCCGGATCGTGTTCGTCGGTGACTCCATTGGCCGCAACCAGTGGGAGTCCATGTTGTGCATGCTCGCCGCCTCCACGCCGGCCGGTTCGAGGATATATGAGCAGTTCGGGAAGCCTCTGAGCCGGCACAAAGGCTATCTATCCATGGTCTTTGCGGACTACAACCTCTCCGTGGAGTACTACCGCGCACCAATGCTCGTCATGGTTGATCGCCTCCCTCCGGCGAGCGATGGCGCCATCAAGAGGGCCATCCGACTTGACGCACTACCGTGGCATGCTGCCCGCTGGGCTGGCGCTGACGTGCTCATCCTCAACACGGGCCACTGGTGGAACCTACACAAGACCATCAAATC TGGAAACTATTTCACGGTGGGCGACCGGTTCAACATGACAACAAACATTAAGGAAGCATTCCGGCGGTCTCTCCAGACGGTGAAAGATTGGGCACTAACCAATGCACGACTCTCCAAGAGTAGCTACATCTTCTTTAGGAGCTATTCTCCATCGCACTACGGCAACGAGACATGGGACACAGGTGGCTCCTGCGTGGAACAATGGGATCCGCTAACGTTGATTACCAGTGAGAGTGACTGGCATGAGCACTTGTGGATCAACACAATGATCTCAAGTGCGGCACAACGCATGAGGAGACGGCATGGAATGAACAAAGATGCGGTTTTCTTGAACATAACGTACATGACGGGCATGAGGGGGGACGGGCACCCGTCGAGGCACCGGGAGCCCGAGACGCCATCGGATGCGCCAGAGGATTGCAGCCACTGGTGCTTACCGGGTGTGCCGGACACGTGGAACCAGATGATGTACGGGCACCTCGTGTCCATGGGATTTGACATTAGGTCAATTAAAAGATAG